A DNA window from Streptomyces bacillaris contains the following coding sequences:
- the mtnA gene encoding S-methyl-5-thioribose-1-phosphate isomerase, whose amino-acid sequence MADQDVQTPVGEEPPALSVLRWDELPEGPVLVLLDQTRLPAEEVELVCTDVPALVRAIRTLAVRGAPLLGIAGGYGVALAAARGYDVAEAAGLLEGARPTAVNLGYGVRRVATAYWAAARKGAEAAEAAAVALAEAQALHREDARASARMAEHGTALLEELLPGRGYQLLTHCNTGALVSGGEGTAFAVALRVHRQGRLRRLWVDETRPLLQGARLTAYEAARGGMAYSLLTDSAAGSLFAAGEVDAVLIGADRITADGSVANKVGSYPLAVLAKYHHVPFIVVAPTTTVDMETAEGTSIVVEQRSGQEVTEVTSPRSGSTGGGGGMVVAPLGAPVYNPAFDVTPPELITAIVTEEGVISPVTGVGLAELCARSSQVTIS is encoded by the coding sequence ATGGCTGATCAGGACGTGCAAACACCGGTGGGTGAAGAGCCTCCCGCGCTTTCCGTGCTCCGTTGGGACGAGCTTCCGGAAGGTCCCGTACTGGTGCTCCTCGACCAGACGCGGCTGCCCGCGGAGGAGGTCGAGCTGGTCTGTACGGATGTGCCCGCGCTGGTGCGGGCGATCCGGACGCTGGCGGTGCGAGGGGCTCCGCTGCTCGGGATCGCCGGGGGGTACGGGGTGGCGCTCGCGGCGGCGCGGGGCTACGACGTGGCGGAGGCGGCCGGGCTGCTGGAGGGGGCGCGGCCCACCGCGGTGAACCTCGGTTACGGGGTGCGACGGGTGGCCACGGCCTACTGGGCGGCGGCCAGGAAGGGGGCGGAGGCGGCGGAGGCCGCCGCCGTGGCCCTGGCCGAGGCGCAGGCGCTGCACCGGGAGGACGCCCGGGCCAGCGCGCGGATGGCGGAGCACGGGACGGCGCTGCTGGAGGAGCTGCTGCCCGGGCGGGGCTACCAACTGCTGACCCACTGCAACACCGGGGCGCTGGTCTCCGGGGGCGAGGGGACGGCGTTCGCGGTGGCGTTGCGGGTGCACCGGCAGGGGCGGCTGCGCCGGCTGTGGGTGGACGAGACCCGGCCGCTGCTCCAGGGGGCGAGGCTGACTGCGTACGAGGCGGCCCGTGGCGGGATGGCGTACAGCCTGCTCACGGACAGTGCGGCGGGGTCCCTGTTCGCCGCGGGGGAGGTGGACGCCGTGCTCATCGGGGCGGACCGCATCACCGCGGACGGCTCGGTGGCCAACAAGGTGGGGAGCTATCCGCTGGCGGTGCTGGCGAAGTACCACCATGTGCCGTTCATCGTGGTGGCCCCGACGACGACCGTGGACATGGAGACGGCGGAGGGCACATCGATCGTCGTCGAGCAGCGTTCCGGGCAAGAAGTGACGGAGGTCACATCGCCGCGGAGCGGGTCGACGGGTGGTGGGGGTGGGATGGTCGTCGCACCCCTCGGGGCCCCGGTGTACAACCCGGCTTTCGACGTCACGCCGCCGGAGCTGATCACGGCGATCGTCACCGAGGAGGGTGTCATTTCCCCGGTCACGGGGGTTGGACTGGCCGAGCTGTGTGCCAGGTCATCGCAGGTAACGATTAGCTAA
- the mtrA gene encoding two-component system response regulator MtrA: MMSIMKGRVLVVDDDTALAEMLGIVLRGEGFEPSFVADGDKALAAFREAKPDLVLLDLMLPGRDGIEVCRLIRAESGVPIVMLTAKSDTVDVVVGLESGADDYIVKPFKPKELVARIRARLRRSEEPAPEQLTIGDLVIDVAGHSVKREGQSIALTPLEFDLLVALARKPWQVFTREVLLEQVWGYRHAADTRLVNVHVQRLRSKVEKDPERPEIVVTVRGVGYKAGPS, from the coding sequence ATGATGTCGATTATGAAGGGACGCGTCCTTGTCGTCGACGACGACACCGCACTGGCCGAGATGCTCGGGATTGTGCTGCGTGGAGAAGGTTTCGAGCCGTCGTTCGTAGCGGACGGCGACAAGGCACTGGCCGCATTTCGTGAGGCCAAGCCGGACCTGGTGCTGCTCGACCTCATGCTGCCCGGAAGGGACGGCATCGAGGTGTGCAGGCTGATCAGGGCCGAGTCCGGTGTGCCGATCGTCATGCTCACTGCCAAGAGCGACACCGTCGATGTCGTGGTCGGCCTGGAATCAGGTGCCGACGACTACATCGTCAAGCCGTTCAAACCGAAGGAGCTGGTCGCCCGGATCAGGGCCCGCCTGCGGCGGTCCGAAGAGCCCGCGCCGGAGCAGTTGACCATCGGTGACCTGGTCATCGATGTGGCCGGTCACTCAGTGAAGCGGGAGGGGCAGTCCATCGCCCTCACCCCGCTGGAGTTCGACCTGCTGGTCGCTCTCGCCCGTAAGCCCTGGCAGGTCTTCACCCGTGAGGTCCTGCTGGAGCAGGTCTGGGGCTACCGGCACGCGGCCGACACCCGGCTGGTGAACGTGCATGTCCAGCGGCTGCGCTCCAAGGTCGAGAAGGACCCGGAGCGGCCGGAGATCGTCGTGACCGTCCGGGGGGTCGGTTACAAGGCCGGACCGAGCTGA
- the mtrB gene encoding MtrAB system histidine kinase MtrB — protein MAEGSAAPNPGGPGVRTERAAGPGRKASRMSRFLQGGRLFQDRTPGGPVPRLLMRWVRRPLLPAVRLWRRNLQLRVVAGTLLMSMGVVLLLGFVVIGQVRNGLLDAKGKAAQTQAAGGFAAAQERANASLAPGGQGTEGPDGMTANTSWRTELVDQLASGGKNAFNVVALSADSANEGAGSRAPRGSGSVEAASVPERLRQDVGKGQGAFQTYSLIRYSNGTESQPGLVVGKRLYDIDQHPYELYYLFPLTQEEKSLTLVKTTLATAGLFVVVLLGAIAWFVVRQVVTPVRMAAGIAERLSAGKLQERMKVTGEDDIARLGEAFNKMAQNLQLKIQQLEELSRMQRRFVSDVSHELRTPLTTVRMAADVIHEARVDFDPVTARSAELLGDQLDRFESLLSDLLEISRFDAGAAALEAEPIDLRTVVHRVIGGAEPLAERKGSRILVVGDDQPVIAEADARRVERVLRNLVVNAVEHGEGRDVVVRMGVAQGAVAVAVRDYGVGLKPGEATRVFNRFWRADPARARTTGGTGLGLSIAVEDARLHGGWLQAWGEPGGGSQFRLTLPRTADEPLRGSPIPLEPEDSRRNRESRERDEAPTGENRLLSVPSQTGAAKRSPLPVPARGSAVPHPAPASVHPAALPGNGARVVARPAPERPGGADSPAHPSDQEDTTRGY, from the coding sequence ATGGCTGAGGGCAGCGCTGCTCCGAACCCCGGGGGGCCGGGAGTCCGTACGGAGCGGGCTGCCGGTCCGGGACGGAAGGCTTCTCGTATGAGCCGATTCCTGCAGGGCGGCCGGTTGTTCCAGGACCGGACGCCCGGTGGGCCCGTGCCCCGTCTGCTCATGCGGTGGGTGCGTCGTCCGCTGCTGCCCGCCGTGCGGTTGTGGCGGCGCAATCTGCAGCTCCGCGTCGTCGCGGGCACGCTGCTGATGTCGATGGGCGTGGTGCTGCTGCTCGGCTTCGTCGTGATCGGACAGGTCCGCAACGGTCTGCTCGACGCGAAGGGCAAGGCCGCCCAGACCCAGGCCGCCGGTGGCTTCGCCGCCGCCCAGGAGCGGGCGAACGCCTCCCTGGCCCCGGGCGGTCAGGGCACCGAGGGCCCCGACGGCATGACCGCCAACACCTCCTGGCGCACCGAACTCGTCGATCAGCTCGCGAGCGGCGGCAAGAACGCCTTCAACGTGGTCGCCCTCAGCGCGGACTCCGCCAACGAGGGTGCGGGCAGCCGCGCCCCCCGCGGTTCGGGCAGCGTCGAGGCGGCCAGCGTGCCCGAGCGGCTGCGCCAGGACGTGGGCAAGGGACAGGGCGCCTTCCAGACGTACTCCCTGATCCGCTACTCCAACGGCACCGAGTCGCAGCCCGGCCTCGTCGTCGGCAAGCGGCTCTACGACATCGACCAGCACCCCTACGAGCTGTACTACCTCTTCCCGCTCACGCAGGAGGAGAAGTCCCTGACGCTGGTCAAGACGACCCTGGCGACCGCCGGGCTCTTCGTCGTCGTGCTGCTCGGGGCCATCGCCTGGTTCGTGGTGCGCCAGGTCGTCACCCCGGTGCGGATGGCGGCCGGCATCGCGGAGCGGCTCTCCGCCGGGAAGCTCCAGGAGCGGATGAAGGTCACCGGCGAGGACGACATCGCCCGGCTCGGTGAGGCCTTCAACAAGATGGCGCAGAACCTCCAGCTCAAGATCCAGCAGTTGGAGGAGCTCTCCCGGATGCAGCGGCGCTTCGTCTCCGACGTCTCGCACGAGCTGCGGACCCCGCTCACGACCGTACGGATGGCGGCCGACGTCATCCATGAGGCGCGTGTCGACTTCGACCCCGTCACCGCGCGTTCCGCCGAACTCCTCGGTGACCAGCTGGACCGCTTCGAGTCGCTTCTCTCCGACCTGCTGGAGATCAGCCGGTTCGACGCGGGCGCGGCGGCGCTGGAGGCCGAGCCGATAGACCTGCGGACCGTGGTGCACCGGGTGATCGGCGGCGCCGAGCCGCTCGCCGAGCGCAAGGGCAGCCGCATCCTGGTCGTCGGTGACGACCAGCCCGTGATCGCCGAGGCCGATGCCCGGCGCGTCGAGCGGGTGCTGCGCAACCTCGTGGTCAACGCCGTCGAGCACGGTGAGGGCCGGGACGTCGTGGTGCGGATGGGCGTGGCCCAGGGCGCGGTCGCCGTGGCCGTACGGGACTACGGGGTCGGGCTCAAGCCCGGCGAGGCGACCCGGGTCTTCAACCGATTCTGGCGCGCCGACCCGGCGCGGGCCCGGACCACCGGCGGCACCGGCCTCGGCCTCTCCATCGCGGTCGAGGACGCCCGGCTGCACGGCGGCTGGCTCCAGGCCTGGGGCGAGCCCGGCGGCGGCTCCCAGTTCCGGCTGACCCTGCCGCGTACGGCGGACGAGCCGCTGCGCGGTTCACCGATACCGCTGGAGCCCGAGGACTCCCGGCGCAACCGCGAGAGCCGGGAGCGCGACGAGGCACCGACGGGCGAGAACCGGCTGCTCTCCGTGCCGAGCCAGACCGGGGCGGCGAAGCGCTCACCGCTGCCCGTCCCGGCCCGTGGTTCCGCCGTGCCGCACCCCGCCCCCGCCTCGGTGCACCCGGCGGCCCTGCCCGGCAACGGGGCCCGGGTCGTGGCCCGCCCGGCACCGGAGCGCCCCGGCGGCGCCGACTCCCCGGCGCACCCTTCCGACCAGGAGGACACCACTCGTGGGTACTGA
- a CDS encoding LpqB family beta-propeller domain-containing protein yields MRLTALLGCSVIVLAGCGSMPVTGDVKAVDASQPGDSQVQVYAVEPREGAAPSEIVDGFLESMTSDDPGFRTTRKYLSRAAAKTWQPSEGTTVLAQAPNRSGPLLHDEERRDSETSYTLTGEKVAAVDAQSSYQPLAPTDYSQILHLVREEVADGKTEWRIDIVPDGLVLGQSDFKRLYRSVNKYYFATGRTDGRPALVADPVYVRTGTDPLTRMSTATQTVRTLLEGPTNWLRPVVDSRFPTGTALRKGVVALAPDDQNVLKVPLNDKADKAGRAACRMMAAQVLFTLRDLTSARVEQVELEGGKGWLCALDADEAAKFSADSGSDGPDSQYFIDAKGMVQKIPGATGGNGTPEAVHGPLGTGAAAMGAVGVARDEQRAAAVSADGQHLYVASLVASGELAPPAVTSAGKKAADRLSSPSWDGRGDLWVADRDKARPRLLRLAEGEGEPQEVRVPGLDGGRIEELRLSADGVRIALLVTEDGHTTLKIGRVERRGTDEAPEISVEDLRQAAPQLTDVSAISWSGRSRLVVVGKEAGGIQQVRYVQADGSTPSSGASGVLPGVNQVRAVAAADDELLPLMAETEGDGIVKLSPGDNWQTVLEEGTSLVYPG; encoded by the coding sequence GTGCGGCTCACCGCGCTGCTCGGCTGCTCCGTCATCGTGCTCGCCGGCTGCGGGTCGATGCCGGTGACCGGTGACGTCAAGGCGGTCGACGCCTCGCAGCCGGGCGACTCCCAGGTGCAGGTGTACGCGGTGGAGCCCCGCGAGGGCGCGGCGCCCAGCGAGATCGTCGACGGCTTCCTGGAGTCGATGACCAGCGACGACCCCGGTTTCCGGACCACCCGCAAATACCTGAGCCGGGCGGCCGCCAAGACCTGGCAGCCGAGCGAGGGCACCACCGTGCTCGCCCAGGCCCCCAACCGCAGCGGCCCCCTCCTCCACGACGAGGAGCGCCGCGACTCCGAGACCTCCTACACGCTGACCGGCGAGAAGGTGGCGGCGGTCGACGCCCAGAGTTCGTACCAGCCGCTCGCCCCCACCGACTACTCCCAGATCCTGCACCTGGTGCGGGAGGAGGTGGCGGACGGCAAGACCGAGTGGCGCATCGACATCGTGCCCGACGGGCTGGTCCTCGGGCAGTCCGACTTCAAGCGGCTCTACCGCTCCGTGAACAAGTACTACTTCGCCACCGGGCGGACGGACGGCCGCCCGGCGCTCGTCGCCGACCCCGTCTACGTACGTACGGGCACCGATCCGCTCACCCGCATGAGTACGGCGACGCAGACGGTCAGGACGCTGCTGGAGGGGCCGACGAACTGGCTGCGGCCCGTGGTCGACTCCCGGTTCCCCACCGGGACCGCGCTGCGCAAGGGCGTCGTCGCGCTGGCCCCCGACGACCAGAACGTGCTGAAGGTGCCGCTCAACGACAAGGCCGACAAGGCGGGCCGGGCGGCCTGCCGGATGATGGCCGCCCAGGTGCTCTTCACCCTGCGGGATCTGACCTCCGCCCGGGTCGAGCAGGTGGAGCTGGAGGGCGGCAAGGGTTGGCTCTGCGCGCTGGACGCGGACGAGGCGGCGAAGTTCTCCGCCGACAGCGGCTCCGACGGGCCCGACAGCCAGTACTTCATCGACGCCAAGGGGATGGTCCAGAAGATCCCCGGCGCCACCGGGGGCAACGGCACCCCCGAGGCGGTGCACGGCCCCCTCGGCACCGGTGCGGCCGCGATGGGCGCCGTCGGCGTGGCCCGGGACGAGCAGCGGGCCGCCGCGGTCTCGGCCGACGGACAGCACCTCTACGTCGCCTCCCTGGTCGCGTCGGGCGAGCTGGCCCCGCCCGCCGTGACCAGCGCGGGCAAGAAGGCCGCCGACCGGCTGTCGTCCCCGAGCTGGGACGGGCGGGGCGATCTCTGGGTCGCCGACCGCGACAAGGCGCGCCCGCGGCTGCTGCGGCTGGCCGAGGGCGAGGGCGAGCCGCAGGAGGTCCGGGTCCCGGGCCTGGACGGTGGGCGGATCGAGGAGCTGCGGCTCTCGGCGGACGGCGTGCGCATCGCCCTGCTCGTGACGGAGGACGGGCACACGACGCTGAAGATCGGCCGGGTCGAGCGGCGCGGGACCGACGAGGCGCCCGAGATCTCCGTCGAGGATCTGCGCCAGGCCGCGCCCCAGCTCACGGACGTCTCGGCCATCTCCTGGTCGGGCCGCAGCCGGCTCGTGGTGGTCGGCAAGGAGGCGGGCGGCATCCAGCAGGTGCGGTACGTGCAGGCGGACGGCTCCACGCCGTCCTCCGGTGCCTCCGGGGTGCTCCCGGGCGTCAACCAGGTCCGGGCGGTCGCCGCGGCGGACGACGAGCTGCTGCCGTTGATGGCGGAGACCGAGGGCGACGGCATAGTGAAGCTCTCACCGGGCGACAATTGGCAGACGGTCCTGGAGGAAGGCACCTCGCTGGTCTACCCGGGGTGA
- a CDS encoding ComF family protein has protein sequence MREWWREFSGLVLPVACAGCGRPRTELCPVCGSALSGAAPRRVRPSPRPAGLPEVHAAAPYENAVRAVLLAHKERGALGLARPLGRALAASVRAGTGQMGAVGPLLLVPVPSAHSATAARGHDPVRRIARSAAHELRRAGCPARVLPVLRQRRRVVDQSGLGARGRRANLAGALEVAGGGERLLAHGRVVLVDDLLTTGATLAEAARAVAEALGSPRGASGRAVGFSGGAVCSAAVVSASPSAFEINRN, from the coding sequence ATGCGGGAGTGGTGGCGGGAGTTCTCCGGTCTGGTCCTGCCGGTGGCCTGCGCGGGCTGCGGCAGACCGCGTACGGAGCTGTGCCCGGTGTGCGGGTCCGCGCTGAGCGGGGCGGCCCCCCGGAGAGTGCGCCCCTCGCCCCGGCCCGCGGGGCTTCCCGAGGTGCATGCGGCGGCGCCGTACGAGAACGCCGTACGCGCGGTGCTGCTGGCCCACAAGGAGCGCGGGGCACTCGGGCTCGCGCGACCCCTCGGCCGGGCCCTGGCGGCCTCCGTACGGGCCGGGACGGGGCAGATGGGGGCCGTGGGGCCCCTGCTGCTGGTGCCCGTACCCTCCGCGCACTCCGCGACCGCGGCGCGCGGCCATGATCCGGTGCGCCGGATCGCCCGCTCGGCGGCGCACGAGCTGCGGCGCGCGGGGTGTCCGGCCCGGGTGCTCCCGGTGCTGCGGCAGCGCCGCAGGGTCGTCGACCAGTCGGGGCTGGGGGCCCGTGGGCGGCGGGCGAACCTCGCCGGGGCGCTGGAGGTGGCCGGCGGGGGAGAGCGGCTGCTCGCCCACGGAAGGGTGGTCCTGGTGGACGACCTGTTGACGACGGGAGCGACGCTGGCCGAGGCGGCGCGGGCCGTCGCGGAGGCGCTCGGGAGCCCCCGCGGAGCCTCCGGCCGCGCGGTGGGCTTCTCGGGCGGCGCGGTGTGCTCGGCGGCGGTCGTCTCCGCTTCTCCGTCTGCCTTCGAAATAAACCGGAACTGA
- the hpf gene encoding ribosome hibernation-promoting factor, HPF/YfiA family — protein sequence MDIVVKGRKTEVPERFRKHVAEKLKLDKIQKFDGKVISLDVEVSKEPNPRQADRSDRVEITLRSRGPVIRAEAAAGDPYAALDLATGKLEARLRKQHDKRYSRRGNGRLSAAEVGDVVPGVASFDEDGELVGEQPSEPVPTTKVGSIEVQGEGPLVMREKTHTAAPMALDQALYEMELVGHDFYLFVDSETKEPSVVYRRHAYDYGVIHLRTDPLAADEAGGAGGALGG from the coding sequence GTGGACATCGTCGTCAAGGGCCGCAAGACCGAGGTGCCCGAGCGGTTCCGCAAGCACGTGGCCGAGAAGCTGAAGCTGGACAAGATCCAGAAGTTCGACGGCAAGGTGATCAGCCTCGACGTCGAGGTGTCCAAGGAGCCGAATCCCCGTCAGGCCGACCGTTCCGACCGGGTGGAGATCACGCTCCGCTCGCGCGGCCCGGTCATCCGGGCGGAGGCGGCAGCGGGTGACCCCTACGCAGCGCTCGACCTGGCCACCGGAAAGCTGGAGGCCCGGCTGCGCAAGCAGCACGACAAGCGCTACAGCCGCCGGGGCAACGGCCGTCTCTCGGCCGCCGAGGTCGGGGACGTGGTGCCGGGTGTCGCGTCGTTCGACGAGGACGGCGAGCTGGTCGGCGAGCAGCCGTCGGAACCCGTACCGACCACGAAGGTCGGATCGATCGAGGTGCAGGGCGAAGGGCCGCTCGTGATGCGCGAGAAGACCCACACCGCCGCGCCCATGGCGCTCGACCAGGCGCTCTACGAGATGGAACTGGTCGGGCACGACTTCTACTTGTTCGTCGACTCCGAGACGAAGGAGCCCAGTGTCGTCTACCGGCGACACGCCTACGACTACGGCGTCATCCACCTGAGGACCGACCCGCTCGCCGCTGACGAAGCAGGCGGCGCGGGTGGTGCGCTCGGCGGCTGA
- a CDS encoding response regulator produces MVDTFGPVRGASGSDDDGAHAVDDVDGPPRKEPIRVLVVDDHALFRRGLEIVLAQEEDIQVVGEAGDGAEAVDKAADLLPDIILMDVRMPKRGGIEACTAIKEVAPSAKIIMLTISDEEADLYDAIKAGATGYLLKEISTDEVATAIRAVADGQSQISPSMASKLLTEFKSMIQRTDERRLVPAPRLTDRELEVLKLVATGMNNRDIAKELFISENTVKNHVRNILEKLQLHSRMEAVVYAMREKILEIR; encoded by the coding sequence ATGGTGGACACCTTCGGGCCCGTGCGCGGTGCGAGTGGCTCCGACGACGACGGTGCCCATGCCGTCGACGACGTGGACGGCCCCCCGCGCAAGGAGCCGATCAGGGTCCTCGTGGTCGACGACCACGCGCTCTTCCGCAGGGGGCTGGAGATCGTCCTCGCGCAGGAGGAGGACATCCAGGTCGTCGGTGAGGCCGGTGACGGCGCGGAGGCGGTCGACAAGGCCGCCGACCTGCTGCCCGACATCATCCTGATGGATGTGCGGATGCCCAAGCGCGGCGGCATCGAGGCCTGCACCGCCATCAAGGAGGTGGCCCCCAGCGCGAAGATCATCATGCTGACGATCAGCGACGAGGAGGCCGACCTCTACGATGCGATCAAGGCGGGCGCCACCGGATATCTCCTCAAGGAGATCTCCACCGACGAGGTGGCGACGGCCATTCGCGCCGTGGCCGACGGACAGTCCCAGATCAGCCCTTCCATGGCCTCCAAGCTGCTCACCGAGTTCAAATCGATGATCCAGCGCACCGACGAGCGGCGGCTCGTCCCCGCCCCCCGGCTCACCGACCGGGAGCTGGAAGTGCTGAAACTCGTGGCGACCGGCATGAACAACCGGGATATCGCCAAGGAGTTGTTCATTTCCGAGAACACGGTGAAGAACCACGTCCGCAATATTCTGGAGAAGCTCCAGCTGCACTCCCGCATGGAAGCCGTGGTCTATGCCATGCGGGAGAAGATCCTCGAAATCAGGTGA
- a CDS encoding winged helix-turn-helix domain-containing protein: MTPVPPPAVELSADQARRIALRAQGFLGAPDRRAGVPGVLRHLGAVQLDTISVLARSHELIPYARLGAVGRRAVEEAYWSGGRSFEYWSHAACILPVEEWPHFAFRRRAYRARPHWHHDLPVGVYDTVIKQLRTEGPLTATELGGAKNGGEWWDWSASKVAVERALMYGEVVCTERRGWKRVYDLAERAIPDAVLHDDLSDTECRRRLVALAGRSLGVGTRSDIADYHRLKGEEFDAVVADSGLVPVTVEGWSKPAWADPEALATEPRGRHRTTLLSPFDSLVWERARTERIFGFTHRLEAYVPKQKRVHGYFAMPLLAGGKLQGRVDPAREGTTLVARQASLAGAKAVAPMAQALVEAAAWVGCTDIRLERIDAPELRDPLRDEIGRALQRAYR, encoded by the coding sequence ATGACGCCTGTGCCGCCTCCCGCAGTCGAACTCTCCGCCGACCAGGCCCGCCGCATCGCGCTGCGCGCCCAGGGCTTCCTGGGCGCTCCGGACCGCCGGGCGGGGGTGCCCGGGGTGCTGCGTCACCTCGGGGCCGTCCAGTTGGACACCATCTCGGTGCTGGCCCGCTCGCACGAGCTGATTCCCTACGCCCGGCTCGGCGCGGTGGGCAGGCGCGCGGTGGAGGAGGCGTACTGGTCGGGCGGCCGCTCCTTCGAGTACTGGTCGCACGCCGCGTGCATCCTGCCCGTCGAGGAGTGGCCGCACTTCGCTTTCCGCCGCCGCGCCTACCGGGCCCGTCCGCACTGGCACCACGATCTGCCCGTCGGCGTCTACGACACGGTGATCAAGCAGTTGCGTACGGAGGGCCCGCTGACGGCGACCGAGCTGGGCGGCGCGAAGAACGGCGGGGAGTGGTGGGACTGGTCGGCCTCCAAGGTCGCCGTCGAGCGGGCGCTGATGTACGGCGAGGTGGTCTGCACCGAGCGGCGCGGCTGGAAGCGGGTCTACGACCTGGCCGAGCGGGCGATCCCGGACGCGGTGCTCCACGACGACCTGAGCGACACCGAGTGCCGGCGGCGGCTGGTCGCGCTGGCGGGCCGGTCGCTGGGGGTGGGCACCCGCAGCGACATCGCGGACTACCACCGGCTGAAGGGCGAGGAGTTCGACGCGGTGGTGGCGGACTCGGGGCTGGTGCCGGTGACGGTGGAGGGCTGGTCCAAGCCCGCCTGGGCGGACCCGGAGGCGCTGGCCACCGAGCCGCGCGGACGCCACCGTACGACGCTGCTGTCGCCGTTCGACTCGCTGGTCTGGGAGCGGGCGCGGACCGAGCGGATCTTCGGCTTCACACACCGGCTGGAGGCGTACGTCCCCAAGCAGAAGCGGGTCCACGGCTATTTCGCGATGCCGCTGCTGGCGGGCGGGAAGCTCCAGGGCCGCGTCGACCCGGCGCGCGAGGGCACCACGCTGGTTGCCCGGCAGGCCTCGCTGGCCGGTGCGAAGGCGGTGGCCCCGATGGCCCAGGCGCTGGTGGAGGCGGCGGCCTGGGTGGGCTGTACGGACATCCGGCTGGAGCGGATCGACGCCCCGGAGCTGCGCGATCCGCTCAGGGACGAGATCGGCCGGGCACTGCAGCGGGCCTACCGGTGA
- a CDS encoding GNAT family N-acetyltransferase: MEPTTLTTRRLLLRPFGPQDTYKVHAACQDPDIQRWTVIPSPYRLTDAELFIAQLAPAGWRDDSAYSFALVLPESGTLVGALSVDRRSRPGTYEVGYWSSREHRNRGYVTEAVLGSARWAFTALGADRLEWRAEIGNVASRAVALRAGFRLEGEQRSGLLNKGVRRDAWTAALLPSDLGLPGTHPYLPERHGAAPDSAR, from the coding sequence ATGGAGCCGACCACTCTCACCACGCGACGCCTTCTGCTGCGGCCGTTCGGCCCGCAGGACACCTACAAGGTGCACGCGGCCTGTCAGGACCCGGACATCCAGCGCTGGACGGTGATCCCCTCGCCGTACCGGCTCACCGACGCGGAACTGTTCATCGCCCAGCTCGCCCCGGCGGGGTGGCGGGACGACTCCGCCTACAGCTTCGCCCTGGTGCTGCCGGAGAGCGGCACGCTCGTCGGGGCGCTCTCCGTCGACCGCCGCAGCCGCCCGGGGACGTACGAGGTCGGCTACTGGTCCTCCCGGGAGCACCGCAATCGCGGGTACGTCACCGAGGCCGTGCTCGGCTCCGCCCGTTGGGCGTTCACCGCGCTCGGGGCGGACCGGCTGGAGTGGCGCGCCGAGATCGGCAACGTGGCCTCCCGGGCGGTCGCCCTGCGGGCCGGGTTCCGGCTGGAGGGCGAGCAGCGGTCCGGGCTGCTCAACAAGGGGGTGCGGCGGGACGCCTGGACGGCGGCGCTGCTCCCGTCCGACCTGGGGCTGCCGGGCACCCACCCGTACCTCCCCGAGCGGCACGGTGCCGCCCCGGACTCCGCGCGGTGA